The sequence AATCGCCCTCAGCGCCGATGACTCTACCTGATCGTGCGAGCGGACCGGAAATCCGGGTCCCGCGCGCCGCACCCGGCTCGGCCGCCCGCCGCACCCGACCGGTCAGTGCGTGGCGAGGTAGTGCAGCAGCCGGGCCACCAGGTCGATGCCGAGGCTGTACTTGAGCGAGAGCCACACCACCGTGGCGACGAAGATCAGGCCGACCGAGCCGAGGGCGATGCGTACCGGCAGGGACCGGGAGGTGGCCCAGCGGGTCCAGGCCTGCACGTGCCGGCGGGTGAAGGCGAGCAGCCGGCGGGCCCAGTGGAACTCGACGGCCCAGATGGCGAGGCCGCCGATCACGATCAGCCAGCCGGGGCCGGGCAGCGGGATCAGGGCGAGGCCGACGGTGACGACCAGCGCCCCGGCGATCGCAATGAAGATCTTGAGTGCGACCCGGCCGGTGGGGTTGGCGCGGATCAGGTCGAGACTGGTCCGTACCCGTTGCCGGAGGCCTGTCGGCGGCCGCTCGGCGACGGCCGTACCGGTGGACCCGCGACCGCCGGCGGCAAGGCCGGAGGGGCCGCGATGAGCCGGGCGGACGGGCCGCGAGGCGGCGCCGCGAGCAGTCGCACGACCTTGACCGGAGCGGCCGCCGGGGGCAGGCCGACCGGTCCCGTCGTGCTGATCCTTCGGCACCGCGTTCCCCCGCCTTTCGGCTGCTCGGGCCCCTACTTTCGGTGGGTCGGTCACGGTCGCCGCATCCACTGAGGATCGGTTCGTGACCATTTCACCCCCCAGTGTCGCCCCGGCCCGTCACTTGCGCAGACCACTGGACGTTACCGGAGTAAGTCGACGACTGAGCCACCCGACGCCGGGCGGGATCACGCACTGGGCAGACCGGAAATCGTACAAGAAGTTTCACATTCTGGCGGCGCTTCCGAGGCACTTCCCACCACTGGGTGAAGTCAGCGTATGGCGGAGCGTAGCCAGGAGTAGCACCTGAGTATGGGAAAAGCGGGACACGCGCGTTCCGCAGCGGTGCCGGGGGGAGAACGTCCATGAGTGTCATCCGACCGACGACCGTAGAGGTCGAGACGTCGCTAAGGCTCGTCGCACCTGACGCCACCGCCTTGCCGGTGCGTGCCAGTCTGCGTTACGACCCTGCTGACCCGTATGCGGTCCATGTCCTGTTCCACGCCGAATCCGCCGGTGGCGAGGCCGTCAGTTGGTCCTTCGCCCGCGAACTGCTGGTGACCGGTCTCGACGAACCGGCGGGCATCGGCGACGTCCGGGTCTGGCCGTGGGCCACCCCGCGCGGCGACTTCGTCGCGCTGGCGCTGTCGTCACCCGACGGCAACGCGCTCTTCGAGGTGCCGCGCAGCGTGCTGGTGCGCTTCCTGCGGCGGACCTACGTCGTCGTCCCGCGCGGCCGCGAGGCCGAGCACCTCGACGTCGACACAGCGGTGAACCGGCTGCTCGCCGGCCGCTGACCCATCCGATCGGAGCCGCGCGGATCTGCCGAGTCCGCGCGGCTCCGGCTCACCCGCGACCGGGTACGCCTCAGCCGTGCGTGGTGAGGCCGCCGTCGACGGGAATCACCGCGCCGGTCAGGTACGCCCCGGCGCGCGACGACAGGTAGATCGCCGTGCCCGCCATGTCCTCCGGGCGGCCGATCCGACCCAGCGGCACCTGCTGTTCGATCGCCGAACGGGACGCCGGGTCCTGCAGGGCGAAAGCCATCATCTTGCTCTCGAACGGGCCCGGGGCGATCGCGTTGACCGTGATCTGCTCACCGGCCAACTGGTGGGCCACGCTGCGGGTCAGCATGTGCACGGCGGCCTTGGTGGCCGAGTAGGCGTACACCTCCATGAACGGCACCCGGATGCCGTCGACCGAGCCGATGTTGATCACGCGGGCCGGGTCGTCGGCGGTGGCCGCGGCGCGCAGCGCCGGCAGCAGCGCGGTGGTGAGCCGGAAGACCGCCTTGACGTTCACCGCCCAGAGCTTGTCGAACGCGCTCTCCGGGTACGCCTCCAACGGCGCGCCCCAGGTCGCGCCCGCGTTGTTGACCAGCACGTCGAGCCGGTCGCCGGTGCGCTCCCGCACGGCCGCGGCCAGCCCCTCGGCGCCCGCGTCGTGGCTCAGGTCGGCCGGCACGCCCTCGCACCGCC comes from Micromonospora purpureochromogenes and encodes:
- a CDS encoding TIGR02611 family protein, whose translation is MDAATVTDPPKVGARAAERRGNAVPKDQHDGTGRPAPGGRSGQGRATARGAASRPVRPAHRGPSGLAAGGRGSTGTAVAERPPTGLRQRVRTSLDLIRANPTGRVALKIFIAIAGALVVTVGLALIPLPGPGWLIVIGGLAIWAVEFHWARRLLAFTRRHVQAWTRWATSRSLPVRIALGSVGLIFVATVVWLSLKYSLGIDLVARLLHYLATH
- a CDS encoding SDR family oxidoreductase, translated to MTELFSVADKTVLVTGGTRGIGLMIARGFVQAGARVIVSSRKADVCAAVAKELSTEGRCEGVPADLSHDAGAEGLAAAVRERTGDRLDVLVNNAGATWGAPLEAYPESAFDKLWAVNVKAVFRLTTALLPALRAAATADDPARVINIGSVDGIRVPFMEVYAYSATKAAVHMLTRSVAHQLAGEQITVNAIAPGPFESKMMAFALQDPASRSAIEQQVPLGRIGRPEDMAGTAIYLSSRAGAYLTGAVIPVDGGLTTHG
- a CDS encoding SsgA family sporulation/cell division regulator; amino-acid sequence: MSVIRPTTVEVETSLRLVAPDATALPVRASLRYDPADPYAVHVLFHAESAGGEAVSWSFARELLVTGLDEPAGIGDVRVWPWATPRGDFVALALSSPDGNALFEVPRSVLVRFLRRTYVVVPRGREAEHLDVDTAVNRLLAGR